The genomic window TAGAGACTGCTGAGGCCAAAACCGTGATCGACAATAATGGTATTGCCGTTGAAAAAGTAGTTGCCGGTGGCGCGCACGACGCCTGGCGCCGGTGCCCGTATAGGTGCGCCTTCGGGGGCGGCGATATCGAGACCACTGTGGGGGTTGCGCGGCTGCTGGTTAAAGTAGCGCTTGAGGCCAAAGGGGCTGCTGAAGCGCCCGTCTGCCGGCAAGGCGAAATGCAGCACCGGAGCTGCGGGTTCAGACCAGTAACTGAAGGCTGCATCCATCTCGGCTCTTTCTCGCGTCCAGCGTTTCAGGTCCTCCGGATCCGGGTCTACATGGCGTTTGTTTTTAACGGTCAGGTACTGCGCCTTGTAGGTCTTGTCTTTGATATCGAAAGCCAGGGCCTTGCCGTTGATATCCAGTTGCTGCGAGGCGCTGGCATCGGCGTCCAGGGGGATGCCGACGACGGCGAGCCACTGGTCGGGGCCGGCTGCGGGGTTCGGTACCACCAGTACCCGGGCATCCTGATAGCTGACCCTGGGCGCGGCGGCGGCCTGGAAGGGCACCAGGGCCACGCCGCCGGGTACGCGGGACTCCTGCGGAAGTCGGCTGTCGGCGCTGGCGGCGTGGGCCGTCAGCAGGCTGCCGAGCAGCAACACCGGCAGCAAAAGCTGTTTGGATATCCGGTTGGAAAGCGGTGCGGGCATTAGCGGTTCTCGTCGGGCATCAGGGTGGCGGTAACCCGGCTGTGCACGCGGCCTTTGGCCAGGCGGGTTTCGATCAGGTCGTCAACCGCAAGCAGGCTGGCATCGTCGATGACCTGGCCGCGGTTGTCCTGCACTATGGCGTAGCCACGCTCCAGCGTGGCCAGCGGGCTCACGGCGTTCAATTGGCCGGCCATGGCGGCGCTGCGCAGACGCTTGTCGTGCAGCAGGTAGTGCATCTGGCGCTCCAACTGCATGCGCAGGGCGGCCAGGTGCTGGCGCAGCTGGGCAATCTGGCGCTGCGGGCGACTCTGTACCAGCCGAGCCTGCTGGCGTTCGAGCCGGGTGCGCTTGTCGCTGAGCAGGCGCAGGGCGGCCTTGCGCAGGCGCAGTTCCAGCTCATCCAGACGCTGGGCGCGTTCGCGCAGGCGCTCCCCGGGGTGACGCAGTCGGCGCTGCAGTGCGATCAGGCGTTCCTGATACTGCTGCAGCTGTTGTCCGAGCCGTGCCTGCAGGCGCCTGCGTGCCTGGTCGAGGCGCAGCTGCAGTTCGCGCTGATCGGGGGTCAACAGCTCGGCGGCGGCGGAGGGAGTGGGGGCGCGCAGGTCGGCGACAAAGTCGCTGATCGATATATCGGTTTCATGGCCCACGGCGCTGACGACGGGGATGCGACAGGCGTGAATGGCACGGGCCACGCTCTCTTCATTAAAGGGCCACAGGTCCTCCAGTGAGCCGCCGCCGCGGCCAATAATAATCACGTCACACTGATCGTGTTGCTGGGCCAATTTCAGCGCTCGCACCAGGGCGGGGGCCGCTTCCGCACCTTGTACGGCGCTGGGATAGAGCGTGACGGGCAGGCCGGGGAAACGGCGCTTCAGCACGCTGAGAATATCGTGGATGGCGGCGCCCGTGGGCGAGGTGATCACGCCCAGGTGGCGCGGGTGCGCTGGCAAAGGCTGCTTGCCGGCCTGGTCAAACAGGCCCTCGGCGTCGAGGCGCAGTTTCAGGGCTTCGAATGCCTGCTGCAGTTGGCCAACACCGCTTTCTTCCATGTAATCGCAGATCAGCTGGAATTCGCCACGGCCCTCATAAAGGGATACCTTGGCCCGCACCATGACCTGATCACCATCCCTGGGGCGGTATTTCAGGAACTGGCTGCGGTTGCGAAACAGCGCGCAGCGCACCTGGGCGCGTTCATCCTTGAGGGTGAAATACCAGTGGCCGGAACTGGGGCGCACAAAATTCGATATTTCCCCCTGTACCTGAATCATCATGAACGAGCTTTCCAGCAAGGATCGGGCCTGCCGGTTAAGGTCGGAAACGGAGAGGGCGTGGGTCTGGGCTTTTAGGATCATGGCTGCATCTTAAGGAGGCGCCGAACAAGTCGCAATAGGGCGTATTCGCACCGGGATAAGCGGTTGTCGGTTGCGTCTGTGTTAGCCTGTGTGCGACGGCGGCCAGAGAGAGCCGCCTGGCCCGGATACAGGCTGGTCAGAGGTTAATCGTTTTTGTACTTTTGTCGGTGATATCTGTATAATTGCGCGTTTCATTTTTTATGCTCCTTTCACGCTACTATGGGCTGCTGATAATGTTACGAATCGTTGAAGAAGCGCTCACTTTTGATGACGTTCTGTTGATGCCCGGATACTCCGAGGTATTGCCCAAGGATGTATCCCTCAAGACGCGCCTGACCCGGGGGATCGAGCTGAATATCCCGCTGGCGTCGGCGGCGATGGATACCGTTACCGAAGCGCGTCTGGCGATTACCATGGCGCAGGAAGGCGGCATCGGCATCATTCACAAGAACCTGACCGTTGAGCAGCAGGCTGACGAAGTGCGCCGGGTGAAGAAATTCGAGGCCGGCATCGTCAATAATCCGGTCACCTGCCACTCTGATATGACCGTGGGCGAGCTGCGTGCGCTGTCCGAACGCCTGACCTACTCCGGTTTCCCTGTGGTGGATGATGGCGAGCTGGTCGGTATCGTCACCAGCCGTGATGTGCGTTTCGAGCAGTACCTGGACGCCAAGGTCTCCACTATCATGACGCCCAAAGAGCGCCTGGTGACCGTGAAGGAAGGGGCTGACCCGGACAAGGTTCGCAACCTGCTGCGCAAGCACCGCATCGAACGCATTCTGGTGGTTGACGATGCCTTCAAGCTCAGCGGCATGATGACCGTCAAGGACATGTACAAGGCCAAGGCCTATCCCAATGCCGCCAAGGACTCCCAGGGTCGCCTGATCGTGGGCGCGGCTGTGGGGACCGGTGCCGATACGCCAGACCGCGTTGCGGCGCTGGTTGAGGCCGGTGTTGATGTCATTATCGTCGATACGGCCCATGGGCATTCCCGTGGCGTGATTGATCGCGTGGCCTGGGTCAAGAAGACCTTCCCGCAGGTGCAGGTCATTGGTGGCAACATCGCGACCGCCGCTGCGGCCATTGCCCTGGCGGACGCCGGTGCCGATGGCGTCAAGGTGGGTATTGGTCCGGGCTCCATCTGCACGACCCGTATCGTCTCTGGTATTGGTGTGCCGCAGATTACCGCCGTGGCCAATGTTGCCGCAGTAATGAGCGAGCGCGGCATCCCGGTTATTGCCGATGGCGGCGTGCGCTTCTCTGGCGATCTGGCCAAGGCTGTGGCGGCTGGAGCATCCTGCATCATGGTCGGCTCCATGCTGGCCGGTACCGATGAAGCGCCGGGCGAAGTGGAGCTGTTTCAGGGGCGGGCGTTCAAGTCCTACCGTGGCATGGGTTCCCTGGGTGCCATGGCGCAGACCTCCGGTTCTTCGGACCGTTATTTCCAGGATGCCTCTGAAGGTGTCGAGAAGCTGGTACCTGAAGGCATCGAAGGTCGCGTGCCCTGCAAGGGCCCGGTGGCGGGTGTTGTGCATCAGCTGATGGGCGGTCTGCGGTCCTCCATGGGCTATACCGGCAGCGCCAATATTGATGTCATGCGTACGGTGCCGCAGTTTGTGCGCATCACCAGTGCCGGCATGAACGAAAGCCATGTACATGATGTAAGCATCACTAAGGAAGCGCCGAACTACCGCGTCGGCTAAACCTTGTAACATCTCCGACAAATGGGGTGGCAACTGACCGCTCCATTTTTTTTTTTGCCAGGAGGCTGTCCGATAATGCTGGCCGTAGCGAGAGCCGACTGATTTGAGCTGATTTTGGTGATGTTTTGAGGCGAATAGTGGTTCTATTTAACGAAAAACAGCACAGAAAACAGCCAAACTCAGGTGGTTCGCAGCAGGTTGAGTATTGTTGGCCAGTCTCCTAGTGCATTAGTTGCCCGGCAACCGGTGGAGACACTGTCGAATGACACAAGATATTCATGCACAACGCATCCTGATCCTGGATTTTGGTTCCCAGTACACCCAGCTGATCGCGCGCAGGGTTCGCGAAATCGGTGTGTACAGCGAAATTCATCCCTGGGATATGGACGAAACGGCCATCCGCGAGTTCGCCCCTGTGGGTATTATCCTCGCCGGCGGTCCTGAATCGGTCACCGAGTATGATTCGCCCCGTGCGCCCCAGGCCGTGTTTGACCTGGGTATTCCGGTGCTGGGCATCTGCTACGGCATGCAGACCATGGCCGAACAGCTGGGCGGCAAGGTTGAGACTTCCGACAAGCGCGAGTTCGGCTATGCCAAGGTACGCCTTGCCGGCAGCCCGAGCCGTCTGCTCGAAGGTATTGAGGATCATC from Marinobacterium aestuarii includes these protein-coding regions:
- a CDS encoding peptidoglycan DD-metalloendopeptidase family protein, with product MPAPLSNRISKQLLLPVLLLGSLLTAHAASADSRLPQESRVPGGVALVPFQAAAAPRVSYQDARVLVVPNPAAGPDQWLAVVGIPLDADASASQQLDINGKALAFDIKDKTYKAQYLTVKNKRHVDPDPEDLKRWTRERAEMDAAFSYWSEPAAPVLHFALPADGRFSSPFGLKRYFNQQPRNPHSGLDIAAPEGAPIRAPAPGVVRATGNYFFNGNTIIVDHGFGLSSLYCHLSRIDVAPGQSMAAGEQLGLVGKTGRVTGAHLHWSLSLNNARVDPLLFVNEQPFIDKK
- the xseA gene encoding exodeoxyribonuclease VII large subunit, with the protein product MILKAQTHALSVSDLNRQARSLLESSFMMIQVQGEISNFVRPSSGHWYFTLKDERAQVRCALFRNRSQFLKYRPRDGDQVMVRAKVSLYEGRGEFQLICDYMEESGVGQLQQAFEALKLRLDAEGLFDQAGKQPLPAHPRHLGVITSPTGAAIHDILSVLKRRFPGLPVTLYPSAVQGAEAAPALVRALKLAQQHDQCDVIIIGRGGGSLEDLWPFNEESVARAIHACRIPVVSAVGHETDISISDFVADLRAPTPSAAAELLTPDQRELQLRLDQARRRLQARLGQQLQQYQERLIALQRRLRHPGERLRERAQRLDELELRLRKAALRLLSDKRTRLERQQARLVQSRPQRQIAQLRQHLAALRMQLERQMHYLLHDKRLRSAAMAGQLNAVSPLATLERGYAIVQDNRGQVIDDASLLAVDDLIETRLAKGRVHSRVTATLMPDENR
- the guaB gene encoding IMP dehydrogenase yields the protein MLRIVEEALTFDDVLLMPGYSEVLPKDVSLKTRLTRGIELNIPLASAAMDTVTEARLAITMAQEGGIGIIHKNLTVEQQADEVRRVKKFEAGIVNNPVTCHSDMTVGELRALSERLTYSGFPVVDDGELVGIVTSRDVRFEQYLDAKVSTIMTPKERLVTVKEGADPDKVRNLLRKHRIERILVVDDAFKLSGMMTVKDMYKAKAYPNAAKDSQGRLIVGAAVGTGADTPDRVAALVEAGVDVIIVDTAHGHSRGVIDRVAWVKKTFPQVQVIGGNIATAAAAIALADAGADGVKVGIGPGSICTTRIVSGIGVPQITAVANVAAVMSERGIPVIADGGVRFSGDLAKAVAAGASCIMVGSMLAGTDEAPGEVELFQGRAFKSYRGMGSLGAMAQTSGSSDRYFQDASEGVEKLVPEGIEGRVPCKGPVAGVVHQLMGGLRSSMGYTGSANIDVMRTVPQFVRITSAGMNESHVHDVSITKEAPNYRVG